A region from the Panicum hallii strain FIL2 chromosome 1, PHallii_v3.1, whole genome shotgun sequence genome encodes:
- the LOC112896895 gene encoding uncharacterized protein LOC112896895, with amino-acid sequence MRDVAGRQWPNLAERVKGELWDFYRLQAGMDAQADVVAEYRCKKLVTDMFYEQRLQSIINYHAVVLGQKVTKAQARTMTLTEEQYLQMVPHWCAHFPECWQQIVAKWLSDDWNAVHQERREHRLTMAGVPHHQGNRNLTEYAQAWSAAHGGQQCNKFMAYALSHKGKATSSVSYNAEDGPEAYSNPSIYTRLNEYTSMAREVHGQEYDPTQEDLDAEIVMKVGGGKKHGRYWICDGAIDSSSTPTLSQIKARQTSSSAGIRPRPDSSTSQVQALQAQLQEERRERMELEARMRAEMEAEREADRQRMASMFAYIQSLGAATGLPPPPPFVTPPRPPTDPFSTSVSMQCSICRLFYRFTHTFHLYVAELVGGLQ; translated from the exons ATGCGGGATGTTGCCGGCAGACAGTGGCCCAACTTGGCTGAGCGAGTGAAGGGCGAGCTTTGG GATTTCTACAGACTACAGGCCGGGATGGACGCGCAGGCGGATGTGGTTGCCGAGTATCGCTGCAAAAAGCTCGTTACCGACATGTTCTACGAGCAGCGCCTCCAGTCAATCATCAACTACCACGCCGTCGTCCTTGGACAGAAGGTCACCAAGGCGCAAGCAAGAACTATGACgttgactgaggagcagtacttgcag ATGGTTCCTCATTGGTGTGCCCACTTTCCTGAGTGCTGGCAGCAGATAGTTGCTAAGTGGTTATCCGACGACTGGAACGCTGTGCACCAGGAGCGTCGTGAGCACCGTCTGACTATGGCCGGTGTGCCACACCACCAAGGCAACCGTAACCTGACCGAGTACGCCCAAGCATGG TCGGCGGCACATGGAGGGCAGCAGTGCAACAAATTCATGGCGTATGCTCTATCGCACAAGGGTAAAGCGACATCCAGCGTCAGCTACaacgcggaggacgggcccgaggcgTACAGCAACCCGAGCATCTATACTCGCCTCAAtgagtacacatcgatggcGAGGGAGGTGCACGGCCAAGAGTACGATCCGACCCAGGAGGATCTTGACGCTGAAATTGTCATGAAGGTCggaggaggaaagaagcatgGACGGTACTGGATTTGCGACGGCGCGATCGACTCCTCTTCTACTCCGACTCTATCTCAGATAAAAGCACGGCAAACGAGCTCGAGCGCAGGCATCCGACCTCGTCCGGACAGTTCGACGAGCCAAGTCCAGGCACTCCAG GCTCAGCTgcaagaagagaggagagaacgTATGGAGTTGGAGGCAAGGATGAGGGCGGAGATGGAGGCCGAGCGGGAGGCTGACCGACAGAGGATGGCGAGCATGTTCGCGTACATTCAGAGTCTTGGCGCAGCGACGGGTCTACCTCCGCCACCTCCCTTCGTCACCCCACCTAGACCACCCACCGATCCGTTTTCTACTTCAGTGAGTATGCAATGTTCAATATGTCGTTTATTTTATCGTTTCACTCATACATTTCATCTATATGTTGCAGAATTAGTCGGCGGCCTCCAATGA